From Kitasatospora sp. MAP12-44:
GAGCGGGCTGCTGCCCGCTCCGCCCTCACGTGCGTTGCTCGTGCAGCCGGCGGTCAGGAACGCCAGCAGACCGATGCCCGTTCCGAGCGCGATCGTTCGCTGTCGCATGGCCGACACCTGTCTCCCCCTCCAACGGTTGTGCGGCATGGGGCGATGACGCTCCCGCCACACATGATTGCGGAACGTGATGCAATCGTCACTATACGATGCTTCCGCTTGGAGGTTCATCACTTCTCGATCTTCGAGGCATCAGCCAAACGCTCGGCCGCGCAGCGGATTTGGCGTTCTGTTCCCTGCCCTCTGCCCGCGGGCCCTTTTCGTCGACTACTGGGTGGCCAGGGCGACGCCCCTGATACCAAGCGCGACTCTGCTGGAGCGCATCGCTTCACGGACGCGCCTGGCGCCACTGGGTGTCACGGCCTCCCCTCCGCCGATAGCGGCTGACGGAGTGCTGAGGCCCGCGCACGATCGGCAGATCCCCTGCCGAAGCACTGGGTCATGGCAGATGTGGCACTCGGAGTATGCGGGCTTGTGGGCGGCCGGCTCCGACGAGAAGCGGAGCGGCGGCATCTTGCGGCGAAGTCGGCTGCGGAGCAATCCAGTTGGGGAGACCACCGTTGAGGGGAGGCCGACCAGAAGCGCCTGCGTCAGCTCTTTGGAGGAGGCGCCGCGCTCCAGCCATTGCGCCACCAGGGGCGCCAGCTCCAGCGCTTCGGCTTCACCGACATGCAGGCGCGGCTCCGACTTGATCACCCCGAACAGCGTCACCACTGCCGCGCGGACCTGCTCATCCGACGATTCCTTGATGATGTCGTAGCTCTTCCTTCCTCTCGGCTCGCCAGTCGCCTCGGCGTTGACCGACTGCGCGTTGACCGGCTCACCCGGGAGGGTGGGTGCTTTGCCCAAGTCCTTTACAGGAGAGGCGTCAGCAAGCCCGGTCTCCTGCTGACCGGACGCCGGATGGGGGACACCTGGCAGCTCGAGCTGAGGGGTGTCGAAGACGTGGGCCTCACTGCGGATCGTCCCGTCCTTCATTCGCAGTGTGTCGACCCGGTAGTAGCCGGCCGCGGTCAGTTCCTTCAGAGCCTTGCGGATCGCCCCGCGTCCCTGGGTGCTGGAGTCAGCCATCTGTCGGCCGTCCTCGCGCCAGCCGTCGGGGCGCGACAGGAGGTCGGCCAGCAATCCGCGGGCCGTGTAGCTCAGCCGCCGGTCTTGTAGCAGGGCGTTGGGCAGCACGATGAATTTGCGCGCGTGGGCGCTACGATGTACCTGCATCGGGAGCTTGTACTCCTGTTGCCGGACCCCGGGGTGTTAGCGCACCGCCGGGGTCATCTGTATTCGATTGATTACGGACCGTAGCACAGGCCTGGGTCCCGCTGTTGCGGATTCCTGAAAGTGGCTCAGTTGTCCTGCACCCCAAGCTCTTTGTGTGAGCGAGGGCGCTGCGATGCCCGCTTGCGGGTTGGCGGGGCCGCAGGCGGGACGCTTCCAGACCGTCCGGCGGACGACCTGTGGCGCACCCCCGACCCGTCAGGGGTGCGCTCGTCCTGGCTGCGGCTGGCCTGATCAGCCCTCGTCGGGCAGCGAGTGAGCTGACACAACGTCGTGGATGAACGCTGACCACGCACTGCGCGTGAAGCGAAGGGCCGGACCGTGCGGGTCCTTGCTGTCTCGGACGGCAACCTTGTCAGGCAGGTCCGCCGCGCACTCCAGGCAGTTCTCGTTTCCTCCGCTGTAGGTGGACTTCGCGAAGGCGAGCCCAGTGGCCGCGGCATCGGGGTAGTGGCTCACGTGATCTTGGCTTTCTGTTCGAGGATGAAGGCGAGCGAGTCGTCCTTGTTCAAGGCCTCGGCCGTGATGACGGTGAACCTCGCTCGGTACTGCTCCACATCGGCCGGATCCTCGACGAAGAGACTGCTCATCAGTCCTTCGACGAGCACGACGTCGAGGTCTGAGCGCTGCGGAAACCCGATGATGGCCATCGGCCCGCCCATGCCCGGGTGGATGGCCGCGTTGATCGGCATCACCTGGATATTGACGTTGTCCAGGCGGTTGAGCGCGAGGACCTTGTCCAGCTGCGGTCCCATGATGTCGGGCCGCTTCCCGTTGGAGCAGAGGGCGGCTTCGTGGATGACGGCCCAGACCTCGACGGGGTTCGGTCGGGTCAGGATGGACTGGCGGGCCATCCTGACCTGCACCTGGTCCTCGACGGTGCCGCCCATCCTGCCGCCGAGTCGCTCGATGACGATCCGTGCGTAGTCCGGCGTCTGGAACAGGCCGGGGATGTAGGACGGCTCGTATGTCTTGAACGTCGACGCCTCGGTCTCCAGTGTGATGAGGTCGAACGCGGTCGCGTTGATCGCGTCGCGGTAGCTGAGCCACCAGCCGCGCTTGCTGCCGTCCTTGGTGATGGCGAGAAGGCCGGTGCGGATCTCGCCGTCGGCGACCTCGTAGAAGTCCAGGAGCCTGACCACGTCCTCGAGTTTGGCCGCCGT
This genomic window contains:
- a CDS encoding DUF397 domain-containing protein encodes the protein MSHYPDAAATGLAFAKSTYSGGNENCLECAADLPDKVAVRDSKDPHGPALRFTRSAWSAFIHDVVSAHSLPDEG
- a CDS encoding helix-turn-helix transcriptional regulator, producing the protein MAVSTVRRRRLGDELRKLREGKKMTAEQVADVMGWSQPKINRIENAKTAAKLEDVVRLLDFYEVADGEIRTGLLAITKDGSKRGWWLSYRDAINATAFDLITLETEASTFKTYEPSYIPGLFQTPDYARIVIERLGGRMGGTVEDQVQVRMARQSILTRPNPVEVWAVIHEAALCSNGKRPDIMGPQLDKVLALNRLDNVNIQVMPINAAIHPGMGGPMAIIGFPQRSDLDVVLVEGLMSSLFVEDPADVEQYRARFTVITAEALNKDDSLAFILEQKAKIT